Proteins found in one Quercus robur chromosome 2, dhQueRobu3.1, whole genome shotgun sequence genomic segment:
- the LOC126714292 gene encoding F-box/LRR-repeat protein At4g29420 yields MEELPPPLIIEILSRLGDSSELARCRLVSRTLNSLSCEVSKIHLLFTLSRYLKSRAPGTEPSVTPFKTIISNLVLHRRALRSVSIGVEKSLGNISDVDVEGESDDLYLTDVGFVNQWLPNIGGGLKSLSISDFWIQSCWRKSEILSLISSYCHSLLELQVKNAWLSVDGLKPMPMLTSLTLEYIRLDDEDLHNVNHCFPYLKVLNLIGVGGLKEPKIHLLHLNTCLWTVSNAPLSLTILAPKLVKLKLKCIKPQSLVLETPLLSNFHLALEEANEFKVKEFPHLKNLKLESVNLCSLISMFPSGRTVKKLRVDSMKLKMTGFNFDMLFDVFPNLSYLHMGSGAWKEIENYFHSRGMEGRRGMKGLKEIVGYLVEFDYLTFSFIFSILDNCTNLSDMALVIHKRVDNPTASSLISKCRAACPRVRWKRGMWIEGTEDLWVSEPL; encoded by the exons atggaGGAGCTACCTCCTCCTCTAATCATCGAAATCCTGAGTCGACTCGGCGACTCATCGGAGCTCGCTCGGTGCCGACTCGTCTCGAGGACACTCAACTCGCTCTCTTGCGAGGTCTCGAAAATCCACCTCCTCTTCACCTTGTCACGCTACCTCAAATCCCGAGCCCCAGGTACCGAGCCCTCTGTCACGCCCTTCAAGACCATCATCAGCAACTTGGTCCTTCACCGCCGAGCCCTCCGGTCCGTATCGATTGGCGTCGAGAAATCGCTCGGAAACATATCCGACGTCGACGTGGAGGGCGAGTCCGACGATCTTTACCTCACCGATGTGGGATTCGTTAACCAGTGGTTGCCGAACATCGGTGGTGGGCTCAAATCGCTTTCGATATCGGACTTTTGGATTCAGTCTTGTTGGCGAAAGTCGGAGATTCTGTCTCTCATTTCATCGTACT GCCATAGTCTTCTTGAACTACAGGTGAAAAATGCTTGGCTGTCTGTGGATGGTCTGAAACCAATGCCCATGCTCACTAGTTTGACACTTGAATACATAAGACTGGATGATGAAGATCTACACAACGTTAACCATTGCTTCCCTTATCTGAAAGTTCTGAATTTGATTGGTGTTGGTGGACTTAAGGAACCAAAGATCCATCTTCTGCACCTTAACACTTGTCTATGGACAGTGTCAAATGCTCCACTTTCTCTGACCATATTGGCACCCAAACTTGTCAAACTCAAACTGAAGTGCATTAAACCACAGTCTCTTGTCCTTGAAACCCCACTGCTCTCTAATTTCCACCTTGCCCTTGAGGAAGCAAATGAATTTAAAGTGAAAGAGTTTCCTCATTTAAAAAACCTTAAGCTTGAGTCTGTGAATCTTTGCAGTCTTATCAGCATGTTTCCATCTGGTAGAACCGTCAAGAAGCTTAGGGTGGAttcaatgaaattgaaaatgacAGGGTTTAACTTTGACATGTTGTTTGATGTTTTCCCAAATTTGAGCTATCTTCATATGGGTTCGGGAGCTTGGAAGGAAATAGAGAATTACTTTCACTCAAGAGGTATGGAAGGTAGGCGTGGGATGAAGGGGTTGAAGGAAATTGTTGGATATTTGGTGGAATTTGACTATCttacattttcattcattttctctattttggaTAATTGTACCAACTTGTCAGACATGGCGTTAGTCATCCACAAACGAGTTGATAATCCCACTGCTAGCAGCCTCATCTCAAAGTGTAGAGCTGCTTGTCCAAGAGTTAGATGGAAAAGAGGAATGTGGATAGAAGGAACAGAGGATCTTTGGGTTTCTGAACCCCTGTAG